From a region of the Tiliqua scincoides isolate rTilSci1 chromosome 4, rTilSci1.hap2, whole genome shotgun sequence genome:
- the LOC136649113 gene encoding DGAT1/2-independent enzyme synthesizing storage lipids-like gives MAYSDFPASVLEDWLLHKYSLYAVIGVLVLNLIILAFFIIPLSQLFFVYLSALLVLIYKKTHKLKGAYSSNKWDGARLILSILWDGFARFWHGYELYGTENLPDGPGLIIFYHGAVPVDHGYFIARYFILKQRIFFTVIEDFVFKLPGVKTLAAVLCFLPKKKESCLNALKDGHLVGISPGGTREALFSDESYKLIWHKRKGFAEVALDAKVSIIPVYTQNTREAYRTFGKTVIARWLYEQSRLPVIPPYGGFPVKLRTYIGEPIPYDPNITAMELAQKTKIALQSLIQKHQQIPGSICNALMERLQLDKKKE, from the exons ATGGCCTATTCAGACTTTCCTGCATCTGTTTTGGAAGATTGGCTTTTACATAAGTATAGTTTATATGCAGTTATTGGTGTACTGGTGCTGAATCTTATCATTCTGGCATTTTTTATCATTCCTTTAAGCCAGTTGTTCTTTGTCTACCTTTCTGCTTTATTGGTCTTGATTTATAAGAAGACTCATAAACTAAAAGGAGCTTATTCTAGTAATAAGTGGGATGGTGCACGACTAATTCTGTCAATCCTGTGGGATGGATTTGCAAGATTTTGGCATG GTTATGAATTGTATGGCACAGAGAACTTACCAGATGGACCAGGTCTAATTATTTTTTATCATGGAGCAGTTCCTGTTGACCATGGGTATTTTATAGCAAGATATTTTATCCTGAAGCAACGGATTTTTTTCACAGTAATTGAAGACTTCGTTTTCAAATTGCCAG GTGTTAAAACATTAGCAGCTGTACTATGTTTTCTACCTAAGAAGAAGGAATCATGTTTAAATGCTCTGAAAGATGGTCATCTAGTTGGAATTTCACCAGGGGGCACTCGAGAAGCACTCTTCAGTGATGAATCTTACAAACTTATATGGCATAAACGAAAAGGTTTTGCTGAAGTGGCCTTAGATGCTAAAGTG TCTATCATTCCTGTGTATACTCAAAATACACGGGAAGCATATAGGACCTTTGGGAAAACAG TAATAGCTAGGTGGCTGTATGAACAATCTCGATTACCAGTCATTCCTCCATATGGTGGGTTCCCAGTCAAACTTCGTACCTACATTGGAGAACCAATTCCATATGATCCCAATATAACTGCTATGGAATTAGCCCAAAAG ACAAAGATTGCACTTCAGTCATTAATTCAAAAGCACCAGCAaattcctggaagcatctgcaaCGCTTTAATGGAAAGACTTCAACTAGATAAGAAAAAGGAATAA